In the Clupea harengus chromosome 16, Ch_v2.0.2, whole genome shotgun sequence genome, one interval contains:
- the LOC105896680 gene encoding probable polypeptide N-acetylgalactosaminyltransferase 8, translating into MVGEHGNNYLPANYSMQSNDILKRLERMEAHINQLVSSLHKTDVSKMDEMNKENKIKKLYPNSLLFKNWDAALNEEEQMEAEQLFQKYGYNTFLSNRLPLDRELPETRHYRCLERKYPKDLPTISAVLIYLDEALSIIKRAVYSIINRTPPHLLRDIILVDDHSSNDDLKDQLDAFVNNIHVTRPGLIKRVKHSEQLGLSQARISGWKAATGDVVAIFDAHIEVHKGWAEPLLARIKEDRSVVVSPVFDKVSCYDFKLTNYMPSAHGFDWALWCMYESFRPEWYAKHDDSLPGKSPSIMGILVADRVFFGEIGALDPGMKIYGGENVELGIRVWLCGGSIEVIPCSKIAHLERAHKPYMPELKYVMQRNALRVAEVWMDDYKHNVNIAWNLPLKDHGIDIGDVSERKKLREKLKCKPFQWYLDNVYTRLDPLNILGYGSLQNDMYTYACVDQGAMPGHTPIIYSCHSYTSQL; encoded by the exons ATGGTGGGGGAGCATGGGAATAATTATCTTCCGGCAAACTACTCCATGCAGAGTAATGATATTCTGAAGAGACTAGAGAGAATGGAGGCCCATATCAACCAATTAG TCAGTTCACTCCACAAAACCGATGTCAGCAAGATGGATGAAATGAACAAGGAAAACAAGATCAAAAAGCTGTACCCAAACTCGCTTCTCTTCAAAAACTGGGACGCTGCTCTAAACGAAGAGGAACAAATGGAAGCTGAGCAGTTGTTTCAGAAATATGGCTACAACACCTTTCTGAGCAACCGCTTGCCTTTGGATAGGGAACTACCCGAAACACGACATTATAG GTGTTTGGAGAGAAAGTACCCAAAGGATCTGCCCACCATTAGTGCTGTGCTGATCTACCTTGATGAGGCCCTGTCCATCATCAAGAGAGCCGTCTATAGCATCATCAACAggactcctcctcacctcctcagaGACATTATCCTGGTGGACGACCACAGCTCCAACG ATGATTTGAAAGACCAATTAGATGCATTTGTGAACAACATCCATGTGACTAGACCTGGCCTGATAAAGCGGGTCAAGCACTCCGAACAGCTAGGCCTAAGTCAGGCACGGATATCGGGATGGAAGGCTGCCACTGGTGATGTGGTTGCCATTTTTGACGCCCATATTGAGGTCCACAAGGGCTG GGCAGAGCCTCTCCTGGCCCGAATCAAGGAGGACCGCTCTGTGGTGGTGTCACCTGTGTTTGATAAAGTCAGCTGCTATGATTTCAAGTTGACAAATTACATGCCTTCAGCGCATGGCTTCGACTGGGCTCTGTGGTGCATGTATGAGTCCTTCCGCCCAGAGTGGTATGCCAAACACGATGACTCACTCCCGGGAAA GAGTCCATCCATTATGGGGATACTGGTGGCAGATCGTGTTTTCTTTGGGGAGATTGGAGCACTGGATCCTGGCATGAAAATCTATGGTGGAGAAAATGTTGAATTAGGGATCAGA gtgtggctgtgtggtggtAGCATTGAGGTGATTCCCTGTTCCAAGATTGCACACTTGGAGAGAGCACACAAACCTTACATGCCAGAGTTGAAATACGTAATGCAGAGAAACGCTCTCCGGGTGGCTGAGGTGTGGATGGACGACTACAAGCACAATGTCAACATCGCCTGGAATCTCCCTCTCAAG GACCATGGCATAGATATTGGTGATGTGTCTGAAAGAAAAAAGCTGAGGGAGAAACTGAAGTGTAAGCCTTTCCAGTGGTACCTCGACAATGTCTATACCCGGTTAGACCCGCTGAACATTCTTGGCTATGGAAGT TTGCAGAATGACATgtacacatatgcatgtgtggaCCAAGGCGCCATGCCAGGACACACTCCCATCATATATAGCTGTCATTCTTACACCTCTCAG CTCTAG
- the rad51ap1 gene encoding RAD51-associated protein 1, producing the protein MERPSRNKKEINYTDFQDDDDEDFAVKAPASKKARLEADKSKKPTVKSASQESGPLIHDRKERTPLSDRLHERDLEAALTLSLLQAAETGTVEVPNQQADKNQAQHPGLPLTNCIVDSNNHGLNDITNEQLSQSNSSKQRKAASLARSSLKEEKDGDADEDYLPQKNTPDSESESEFSEENESEDEEFTVEKGQKRSKQRTGNKKAPPPKKEKQPPKATKCKTPATTTATPTNNRGLASPTISRSPVITKTSPSLKKTPATPPMSRPVPSTSPAGGRTPKWNPPGQVGRSPGTFQDVNVKSPSQALRLGLSRLARVKPLHPNAAAH; encoded by the exons ATGGAACGTCCATCGAG GAACAAGAAGGAAATAAATTATACAGATTTCCAAGACGACGATG ATGAGGACTTTGCTGTGAAGGCCCCTGCTAGTAAAAAGGCTCGACTAGAAGCTGATAAGAGCAAGAAACCAACTGTCAAATCCGCAAGCCAGGAGAGTGGACCTCTTATTCATGATCGCAAGGAGAG GACACCCCTGTCAGACAGACTTCATGAAAGGGACCTAGAGGCAGCGCTCACACTGTCTCTGCTTCAGGCGGCTGAAACAGGAACAGTGGAGGTGCCCAATCAGCAAG CTGACAAAAACCAAGCCCAACACCCTGGACTACCACTGACTAACTGCATCGTGGATAGCAATAACCAtg GTCTGAATGATATCACAAATGAGCAGCTCTCCCAATCCAACTCATCCAAACAGAGGAAGGCTGCCTCCTTGGCTCGATCGTCcctgaaagaagagaaagatggtGATGCAGATGAGGATTACCTCCcgcaaaaaaacacaccag ACTCAGAGAGTGAATCAGAATTCAGtgaggagaatgagagtgaaGATGAGGAGTTTACTGTTGAGAAAGGGCAGAAAAGAAGTAAACAAAGGACGGGCAACAAGAAAGCACCCCCTCCAAAGAAGGAGAAGCAGCCTCCGAAGGCTACCAAATGTAAAACGCCAGCCACAACCACAG CGACTCCTACCAACAACAGAGGTCTGGCAAGCCCCACTATCAGCCGAAGCCCAGTCATAACCaaaacctctccctccctgaagAAAACACCCGCTACTCCCCCTATGTCAAGGCCTGTACCCTCCACAAGTCCGGCAGGAGGTAGAACGCCCAAGTGGAATCCTCCAG GTCAGGTTGGCAGGAGTCCTGGCACTTTTCAAGATGTCAACGTAAAGTCTCCAAGTCAGGCCCTACGTTTAGGACTCTCCCGTTTGGCAAGGGTGAAACCCCTCCATCCAAATGCTGCTGCACACTGA
- the LOC105896678 gene encoding dual specificity tyrosine-phosphorylation-regulated kinase 4-like has product MFPDIIQPNDCPPDPKPPDGTSVTGLRMPSGIRLGSAARQKSGKRLGSGRPYQQHLLGPLPQLESKPLISRSQLKTGCYVDLLPHIPANVQKNSTDDRPRTANIRSTVENLPECVNNPFGSGRTYERARTLPLTPKEALKMYRDKLTPFEQEEISNFLEIWYLGLDARKIEAVEGAPQNHGFDDENGTYIKVMHDHIQYRYEVLEVIGKGSFGQVLKCLDHKTKELVALKILRNKKRFHHQSQVELSILELLNKKDRSNRYNIIHMKEHFMFRDHLCITFDLQGKNLFEVIKKNRYQGFSQTTVRRFTHSILKCLQMLHRERIIHCDLKPENIVLTQKGSHNIKVIDFGSSCLDHQRVYTYIQSRFYRSPEVILGSSYGLEIDMWSLGCIIAELYTGLPLFPGENERDQIACIMEVLGVPPAELLKTASRRKKYFDSRGNPKPFTNSKGKCRKPDSKDLSSVLRSSDPLFLDFLKGCLAWDPKKRMTPDDAMQHDWIQDAIIRCVTRTRPSRKMTEVHSAYRSEALLQKSPDKHQDNTSIKENTHSTGKTIKVLPSPPKVSEVSPKHLAEMSAKQAAGRSSKLAPGRSPKQGVTKSPKHGTETSPKQGVTRSPKEGVTKSPKQATETSLKQGVTKSPKQATETSPKQAAEMSPKYGTEKAPNQVAETSLKYGTAKSPKQAAERSNKQVANKSPSQGSAKKFPSQGSAKSPKQGSEKAERQSPGRGKLSSPERHSPSGASVGKDAVEATNKDPRSGGSRCEVAKLKPAQIMISPPVDTRTLTLRLHLDQSQVWDRLN; this is encoded by the exons ATGTTTCCCGATATTATACAG CCTAATGACTGTCCCCCGGATCCCAAACCCCCAGATGGGACTTCAGTGACTGGCTTGCGCATGCCATCTGGCATACGGCTGGGATCAGCTGCACGCCAAAAATCTGGCAAACGCCTGGGATCTGGTAGACCCTACCAACAG CACCTCCTTGGCCCCTTGCCACAACTGGAGAGCAAGCCATTGATAAGTAGAAGCCAACTGAAGACCGGTTGCTATGTGGACCTCCTGCCTCATATTCCCGCCAACGTCcagaaaaacagcact GACGATAGACCTCGGACCGCCAACATAAGGTCCACTGTTGAGAATCTGCCGGAATGTGTCAACAACCCGTTTGGCAGTGGAAGAACCTACGAGAGAGCAAGGACACTGCCTTTAACACCAAAAG AGGCACTGAAAATGTACAGGGATAAGCTGACGCCGTTTGAGCAGGAGGAGATCTCGAACTTTCTGGAAATATGGTACCTTGGTCTTGATGCCCGGAAAATCGAAGCAGTTGAAGGAGCACCCCAAAATCATGGATTTGATGATGAGAATGGGACGTACATCAAG GTTATGCATGACCACATCCAATACCGCTATGAGGTTCTGGAAGTAATTGGAAAGGGGTCATTTGGCCAAGTCCTTAAATGTTTGGATCATAAGACCAAAGAATTGGTTGCTCTTAAGATTCTTCGCaacaaaaaaag GTTCCACCACCAATCCCAGGTGGAGCTCAGCATCTTGGAACTGTTGAACAAGAAAGATCGGAGCAACCGCTACAATATCATCCACATGAAGGAGCACTTTATGTTCCGTGATCACCTCTGCATCACTTTTGACCTCCAGGG AAAAAACCTCTTTGAGGTTATAAAGAAGAACCGCTATCAGGGCTTCAGCCAAACCACCGTGCGTCGCTTCACTCACTCCATCCTAAAGTGTCTGCAGATGCTTCACCGTGAGAGGATCATCCACTGTGACCTCAAGCCG gagaACATCGTTCTTACCCAGAAAGGCTCACATAACATCAAAGTGATAGATTTTGGATCCAGTTGCCTCGACCATCAGAGAG TTTACACCTACATTCAGAGCCGCTTCTACCGCTCTCCTGAGGTCATCCTGGGTAGCAGCTACGGGTTGGAGATCGACATGTGGAGCCTCGGCTGCATCATCGCAGAGCTGTACACCGGCCTGCCTCTCTTCCCCGGCGAGAATGAGAGGGATCAGATTGCTTGTATTATGGAG GTGCTGGGAGTGCCTCCAGCGGAATTGCTTAAGACGGCTTCCAGAAGGAAAAAGTATTTTG ATTCTAGAGGCAACCCAAAGCCCTTTACCAACAGCAAAGGCAAGTGCCGAAAACCTGACTCCAAAGATCTGTCCAGCGTCCTGAGGTCCTCTGATCCACTCTTCCTGGACTTCCTCAAGGGCTGCCTTGC CTGGGACCCAAAGAAGCGCATGACTCCAGATGATGCCATGCAGCATGATTGGATTCAGGATGCCATCATCAGGTGCGTTACAAGGACCCGCCCTTCCCGGAAGATGACGGAGGTCCACAGCGCCTACCGGTCAGAGGCCCTGCTGCAGAAGAGCCCGGACAAGCATCAGGACAACACCTCTATCAAGGAGAACACGCACAGCACTGGCAAAACAATCAAGGTGTTGCCCAGTCCTCCAAAGGTCTCTGAGGTGTCCCCCAAACATCTAGCTGAGATGTCCGCTAAGCAGGCGGCCGGGAGGTCCTCCAAGCTGGCACCCGGCAGGTCCCCCAAGCAGGGTGTCACAAAGTCCCCAAAGCATGGGACCGAGACTTCCCCCAAGCAGGGGGTCACAAGGTCCCCTAAGGAGGGGGTCACAAAGTCCCCAAAGCAGGCGACCGAGACTTCCCTCAAGCAGGGGGTCACAAAGTCCCCAAAGCAAGCGACCGAGACTTCCCCCAAGCAGGCGGCTGAGATGTCCCCCAAATATGGCACTGAAAAGGCCCCCAATCAGGTGGCCGAGACGTCCCTCAAATATGGGACTGCAAAGTCCCCTAAGCAGGCGGCTGAGAGGTCCAACAAGCAGGTGGCCAATAAATCCCCCAGCCAGGGTTCTGCCAAGAAATTCCCCAGCCAGGGTTCTGCAAAGTCCCCCAAGCAGGGTTCTGAGAAGGCCGAAAGGCAGAGCCCTGGGAGAGGCAAGCTATCTTCTCCAGAGCGCCACTCTCCATCTGGCGCTTCGGTGGGGAAGGATGCAGTGGAGGCAACAAACAAGGACCCACGCAGTGGTGGCAGTAGGTGCGAGGTGGCCAAACTGAAGCCAGCCCAAATTATGATCTCACCCCCCGTGGATACCAGAACCCTTACTCTGCGCCTGCACCTGGACCAGAGCCAGGTCTGGGACCGCCTCAACTGA